Proteins co-encoded in one Arachis hypogaea cultivar Tifrunner chromosome 13, arahy.Tifrunner.gnm2.J5K5, whole genome shotgun sequence genomic window:
- the LOC112791874 gene encoding toll/interleukin-1 receptor-like protein yields MANSSEEKHEVFICFRGEDTRNTFTSHLNAALRRLEIRTYIDHDLRRGEEIPERLLRAIKDAKLSVIVFSENFAASKWCLDEVVNILECKKTSNQIVVPVFYRVDPAVVRNQIGSYGDAFGKHEQRFEGEMNKVKIWREALTEAANHSGWGCSLNKVESEIVEGIAMDVMEKLNHVYVGDLDEQIRKFKQLAVLQDQYYKAIPVFDNLEIYRATVRRITELEMERSIRLLRLTPDMLPYVGNFKSH; encoded by the exons ATGGCAAATTCAAGTGAAGAGAAACACGAAGTGTTCATATGCTTCAGAGGTGAGGACACACGCAACACCTTCACCAGCCATCTGAATGCTGCACTAAGAAGGCTAGAGATAAGAACCTACATAGATCACGACCTCAGAAGAGGAGAAGAGATTCCTGAGAGGCTTCTTAGAGCAATCAAGGATGCTAAGCTTTCCGTCATTGTTTTCTCGGAAAACTTCGCGGCTTCAAAATGGTGCTTGGATGAAGTTGTCAACATACTGGAGTGCAAGAAGACGAGTAACCAAATTGTTGTGCCTGTTTTCTATCGCGTAGATCCGGCCGTGGTGCGGAACCAGATCGGGAGTTATGGTGATGCATTTGGCAAGCATGAACAACGGTTTGAAGGTGAGATGAACAAAGTCAAAATCTGGAGGGAGGCTTTGACTGAAGCTGCTAATCACTCTGGTTGGGGATGCTCCCTCAACAA AGTGGAATCTGAAATAGTGGAGGGAATTGCAATGGATGTGATGGAGAAGCTGAATCATGTGTACGTTGGGGATTTGGATGAACAGATAAGAAAATTTAAGCAACTGGCAGTGCTTCAGGATCAATATTACAAAGCCATACCAGTTTTTGATAATTTAGAAATCTACAGGGCAACGGTTCGACGCATCACCGAACTTGAAATGGAGAGAAGCATTCGTCTCCTTCGTTTAACTCCTGACATGCTTCCATATGTCGGAAATTTCAAATCCCACTAA